In Thiofilum sp., the genomic window CTGCCCAAATTCGCTTCTGAGTCAATCATATAATAACTATCATCAAATAAAGGCGTTAAAAATGCCATTTTAATCGTAAGCTCATTACTCCATTGATAGTCTCGATTACTTAAGCTCTGTAAGGTTTTAGATTCTAGATAGTTAGCCAGTGGTTCTAAATTGCCTGACTGATAAAAGTCCTCCACAATACGTTGTAAATGACGACGCTCTTTAGATTCGGGTAATAAATACCTTTTAAACTCATCAATATATAAGGCTTGAACGACTAAGTTAGGTGCTTTTAGGATCATTTTTCTTAAGCCCTGAATATCAACTAAGGTTAAGACTCCAAAGAAATAGAGTAGTGAAGCCATATAGTCAGGATTATTATTAAGCTCAGCGAGTTTATCTACACCAAACTGAGTAATAAGATGCTTTAAACTAATAGGATTTTGCTCATCTAAAATTTGTGCTATAACATCTCTACCAGCAGGTAATTGCATCATATATTCAATACGACTAGCATCCATTGCTAGATTACCATCTAGCATTTCAAACGGCATTTCACAATTGAGCTGATAGTACTGTAGAAAGTAAAAACACAAGGTAGGGTTATATAAACGTGGTTTGCTTAGGTCATAACTAAAGCGATAGCCATTATAATACTGTTGTAGGGTTGCTAATAAATGAGTTTGATCAGCAGGAGCAGGGCATTGTTTGATAATATCAGCAACCAGTTGGGCTAATTCATCATGAGCAATACCACATAGCTCATGAAAACGCACATCTAAAAAAATATTAGTAGCCACATTATAGCCGCTAGTCATATCAGATAACACTAATGGCGAAACACCTGTAATAAAAACACGCGCTAAATTGCCTTCGGTACTTTGTGCCTTAATAATTTTAAAGAGCGTTTTAAAAATTCCCTCACCAGACAGTAACTCCTTATAGCGCTCTGGTCCT contains:
- a CDS encoding AAA family ATPase, whose translation is MLKLPYGISNFYQIRTEGYYYLDRTHLIPELEAAGKQLIFLRPRRFGKSLLLSTLEHYYDINQSSNFNALFGELAIGQQPTDEHNRYLVLRWDFSAISGIGSSADIKASLFNYLTITLKNFTHYYQDLITSSFDFYPNDALASLQAVLSAVKASGHAVYLLIDEYDNFANEILINKDKGPERYKELLSGEGIFKTLFKIIKAQSTEGNLARVFITGVSPLVLSDMTSGYNVATNIFLDVRFHELCGIAHDELAQLVADIIKQCPAPADQTHLLATLQQYYNGYRFSYDLSKPRLYNPTLCFYFLQYYQLNCEMPFEMLDGNLAMDASRIEYMMQLPAGRDVIAQILDEQNPISLKHLITQFGVDKLAELNNNPDYMASLLYFFGVLTLVDIQGLRKMILKAPNLVVQALYIDEFKRYLLPESKERRHLQRIVEDFYQSGNLEPLANYLESKTLQSLSNRDYQWSNELTIKMAFLTPLFDDSYYMIDSEANLGRRYSDLIMIVRYSLRESLPSLYDFILEFKYLKLGDLNLTAEQIKQIPRQDLAQLPLVQNTLNQALTQLVDYRNTINSRYNEPQRLICIAVVALGFDRIVWQRLD